Proteins from one Crocosphaera sp. UHCC 0190 genomic window:
- a CDS encoding photosystem I reaction center subunit XI — MDIIGHGGDPQVGNLATPVNASGLSLAYIRNLPAYRQGLSPNRRGLEIGMAHGYFLYGPFAWLGPLRHTEYGNTAGLLAAIGLVCILTIALSLYAAVGVGQPIATLTTPKPPEDWGTEIGWSEFANGFLIGGCGGALFAYFLGQTPLIDLLPKIVG; from the coding sequence ATGGATATAATTGGACATGGGGGTGATCCTCAAGTTGGCAACCTAGCCACCCCTGTTAATGCTTCAGGGTTGTCTCTGGCTTATATTAGAAATCTCCCGGCCTATCGTCAGGGTTTATCCCCTAACCGTCGTGGTTTAGAAATTGGTATGGCTCATGGTTATTTTCTCTATGGCCCCTTTGCTTGGTTAGGCCCCCTACGTCATACAGAATATGGTAATACGGCTGGTTTATTGGCAGCAATTGGTCTTGTCTGTATTTTAACTATTGCCCTCTCTCTTTACGCCGCTGTGGGGGTTGGTCAACCGATCGCTACTTTGACGACACCGAAACCCCCTGAAGACTGGGGAACTGAAATTGGTTGGAGTGAATTTGCCAATGGTTTTTTGATTGGCGGCTGTGGTGGCGCACTTTTTGCCTATTTTCTCGGCCAAACTCCTTTAATTGACCTATTACCAAAGATTGTGGGTTAG
- a CDS encoding HypC/HybG/HupF family hydrogenase formation chaperone: MCLAVPGKVVSISGDEPLLKKGKVSFGGVIKEVSLAYVPDVKIGDYVIVHVGFALSILDEEAAEQSLAEFREMEAILSQS; this comes from the coding sequence ATGTGTTTAGCGGTTCCTGGAAAAGTCGTGAGTATTAGTGGGGATGAACCTTTGCTAAAAAAGGGGAAAGTTAGTTTTGGGGGCGTAATTAAAGAAGTGAGTTTAGCTTATGTTCCTGATGTGAAAATTGGGGATTATGTGATTGTTCATGTGGGCTTTGCTTTAAGTATTTTAGATGAAGAAGCAGCGGAACAAAGTTTGGCAGAATTTAGAGAAATGGAAGCTATCTTAAGTCAATCCTAA
- a CDS encoding molybdenum cofactor guanylyltransferase → METFLNLSLSAIILAGGKSSRMGQDKALLEVGGVPLLQRTATLIQAYAEPIYIITPWSDRYQSIVPRSSHLLQETLLSGDTQGPLVGFAQALTYIRTEWVLLLACDLPNLNPSEIEQWLTCLVRVSETAIACLPRHAKGWEPLSGFYRRCCLKDLETFIDSGGRSFQRWLKNQLVEELPVSDSNSLFNCNTPADLLKIDNKINNY, encoded by the coding sequence ATGGAAACATTTCTTAATCTTAGCCTGAGTGCCATTATCTTAGCTGGGGGGAAAAGTTCTCGTATGGGACAAGATAAAGCACTGCTTGAGGTTGGGGGCGTTCCCTTGCTGCAACGGACTGCAACACTGATTCAAGCCTATGCTGAGCCTATTTATATTATTACCCCTTGGAGCGATCGTTATCAATCTATCGTGCCTCGATCTTCTCATCTGTTGCAAGAAACCTTGTTATCAGGAGACACCCAAGGGCCTTTAGTGGGGTTTGCTCAAGCATTGACATACATTAGAACCGAATGGGTGTTATTGTTGGCCTGTGATTTGCCCAATTTAAACCCTTCTGAGATAGAACAATGGTTAACCTGTTTAGTAAGGGTTTCAGAAACAGCGATCGCCTGTTTACCCCGTCATGCTAAAGGGTGGGAACCCCTATCTGGTTTTTATCGCCGTTGTTGTTTAAAGGACTTAGAAACCTTTATTGACTCAGGAGGGCGATCATTTCAAAGATGGTTAAAAAATCAGTTAGTTGAAGAACTTCCTGTTAGTGATTCTAATAGTTTATTTAATTGCAACACTCCGGCTGATTTATTAAAAATAGATAACAAAATAAATAATTATTAA
- the tatC gene encoding twin-arginine translocase subunit TatC — translation MTTTKTETHAQEDKEPFLDEIPDELEMSLFDHLDELRMRIFYGLIAVVIGMIGCFIVVKPLVKWLQVPAQGVKFLQLAPGEFFFVSIKVAGYSGLLIASPFILYQVIQFVLPGLTRRERGLLGPVVLGSSVLFFAGIGFSYWALIPAALNFFITYGADVVEQAWSIDSYFEFVLLLMFSTGIAFQIPVVQLILGNLGIVSSEQMLKGWRIVVLGAVILGAVLTPSTDPLTQSLLAGAVLGLYFGGVGMVKLSGK, via the coding sequence ATGACAACAACTAAGACAGAAACCCACGCTCAAGAAGACAAGGAACCCTTTCTTGATGAAATTCCTGATGAACTAGAGATGTCTCTATTTGATCATCTCGACGAACTACGAATGCGGATTTTTTATGGTTTAATTGCGGTTGTCATAGGAATGATCGGTTGTTTTATTGTCGTCAAACCTTTAGTAAAATGGTTACAAGTCCCCGCCCAAGGGGTCAAATTTTTACAACTTGCCCCTGGGGAATTCTTTTTTGTTTCGATCAAAGTCGCAGGTTATAGTGGGTTATTAATCGCTAGTCCTTTCATTCTTTATCAAGTTATTCAGTTTGTTTTACCAGGGTTAACTCGTCGTGAACGTGGGTTATTAGGCCCTGTTGTTTTAGGCTCAAGTGTCCTGTTTTTTGCGGGAATTGGCTTTTCTTATTGGGCATTAATTCCAGCCGCGTTAAACTTTTTTATTACTTATGGGGCTGATGTTGTTGAACAAGCTTGGTCGATTGATAGTTATTTTGAATTTGTTTTATTATTAATGTTTAGTACGGGAATTGCCTTTCAAATTCCGGTGGTTCAATTAATCTTAGGAAATTTAGGCATTGTCTCATCAGAACAGATGTTAAAGGGGTGGCGTATCGTTGTTTTAGGAGCAGTTATTTTAGGAGCGGTTTTAACCCCATCAACCGATCCCTTGACTCAATCTTTATTAGCAGGGGCGGTATTAGGATTATATTTTGGGGGCGTTGGTATGGTAAAATTAAGCGGTAAATAA
- a CDS encoding photosystem I reaction center protein subunit XI, with product MAETGYTQMVKAYNDDPFTGHLSTPISDSGFTRAFIYNLPIYRKGLSPLGRGLEVGLAHGYFLVGPEVVFGTNRDFAADPYLAALLTAIAIVIIGTIGLNAHGLVSLKSATECAPETDAMQTSEGWNLFASGFFLGGTGSAFMAYFLLDKFSTIDAIFRGLVN from the coding sequence ATGGCAGAAACTGGATACACCCAGATGGTCAAGGCATACAATGATGACCCTTTTACTGGTCATTTATCAACCCCCATTTCTGACTCTGGCTTTACAAGAGCATTCATTTATAATCTTCCCATCTATCGCAAAGGACTCTCCCCCCTAGGGCGTGGTTTAGAAGTGGGACTTGCTCACGGTTATTTCTTGGTTGGGCCCGAAGTTGTTTTTGGGACTAATCGTGATTTTGCTGCCGATCCCTATCTTGCTGCATTATTAACCGCTATTGCGATCGTGATCATCGGTACCATTGGACTCAATGCTCATGGTTTAGTCTCTCTCAAGAGTGCCACTGAATGCGCTCCCGAAACCGATGCCATGCAAACCTCTGAAGGTTGGAATCTATTTGCCAGCGGATTTTTCCTTGGTGGTACAGGCAGTGCCTTTATGGCCTATTTCTTGCTTGACAAGTTTTCTACCATTGATGCGATTTTCCGTGGCTTAGTTAACTAA
- a CDS encoding photosystem I reaction center subunit VIII — protein MTGAYAASYLPWILIPTITWLMPLVVMGLLFIYIEQDA, from the coding sequence ATGACTGGTGCTTATGCAGCGTCTTACTTACCTTGGATTTTAATTCCCACCATCACCTGGCTGATGCCACTTGTTGTCATGGGGCTTTTGTTTATCTACATTGAACAGGATGCTTAA
- a CDS encoding DUF3067 family protein: protein MTGQELHELLYSKWGRSYDIQLRRVKGKIFCQVMWKYLEQASFPLSEQEYFEHLNAIANYLTAWGSLEQIKAYLETTNERPRLGKAVSIPLDLGEKSSEWILDD from the coding sequence ATGACAGGCCAGGAATTACACGAACTTTTGTACAGTAAATGGGGAAGATCCTATGATATTCAACTACGACGAGTCAAGGGGAAAATTTTCTGTCAAGTCATGTGGAAATATCTAGAACAAGCATCTTTTCCCTTATCTGAACAAGAATACTTTGAACATCTCAATGCGATCGCTAATTATTTAACTGCTTGGGGAAGTTTAGAACAAATCAAAGCTTATTTAGAAACTACGAATGAGCGTCCCCGTTTAGGAAAAGCGGTTAGTATTCCTCTTGACTTGGGAGAAAAAAGCTCTGAATGGATTTTAGATGATTAA